From a region of the Thermomonas sp. HDW16 genome:
- a CDS encoding DUF456 domain-containing protein: protein MDPKTLYYLIATAMILIGLVGTVLPALPGLPLVFVGMLVAAWSDGFNHVPIWVLVLLGLLTLLSLAIDFWATALGAKRVGASRKAVVGAMLGTLGGVFLGPVGVVLGPFVGALTGELLHRRSLDKAHLGDAAKIGVGTWLGILLGVALKLGLAFTMLGLFALAWWL, encoded by the coding sequence ATGGATCCGAAGACGCTCTACTACCTGATCGCTACGGCGATGATCCTAATCGGTCTGGTCGGCACCGTGCTGCCAGCCCTACCCGGCCTTCCGTTGGTGTTCGTGGGCATGCTGGTCGCGGCTTGGAGCGACGGTTTCAACCACGTGCCGATCTGGGTACTGGTGTTGCTGGGCTTGCTTACCCTGCTGTCGCTGGCGATCGATTTCTGGGCCACCGCATTGGGCGCCAAGCGGGTTGGTGCCAGCCGCAAGGCGGTCGTCGGGGCGATGCTCGGCACGCTCGGCGGCGTGTTCCTCGGTCCGGTCGGCGTGGTGCTCGGTCCCTTCGTCGGCGCATTGACCGGCGAATTGCTGCATCGACGCAGCCTGGACAAGGCACACCTGGGGGATGCCGCCAAGATCGGGGTCGGCACCTGGCTAGGCATCCTGCTCGGCGTGGCGCTGAAGCTCGGGCTGGCGTTCACGATGCTGGGCCTGTTTGCATTGGCGTGGTGGCTGTGA
- a CDS encoding glycine zipper 2TM domain-containing protein: MTIRANNLRLLGIAALAAALAMGTGCASTNPGYSNGGSYGGGASANCYDCGTVTRIETGVGSRAPNATGAVVGGLIGAAAAREVAKDRTDSEGRQNTATVAGAAAGAVIGNAIQNRAGTGYNIYVRLNSGQEVVAMQDDLGPIRVGSSVRVVNGRAYQR; encoded by the coding sequence ATGACGATTCGCGCGAACAACCTGCGTTTGCTTGGCATCGCGGCGCTGGCCGCTGCATTGGCCATGGGCACCGGCTGTGCCAGCACCAATCCCGGCTATTCCAATGGCGGCTCGTACGGAGGTGGTGCCAGCGCGAACTGCTATGACTGCGGCACCGTGACCCGCATCGAGACCGGCGTGGGCAGTCGTGCGCCGAATGCCACCGGCGCCGTCGTCGGCGGTCTGATCGGCGCAGCCGCGGCACGCGAAGTCGCCAAAGATCGTACCGACAGCGAAGGTCGCCAGAACACCGCCACCGTGGCAGGTGCCGCGGCAGGAGCGGTCATCGGTAACGCCATCCAGAATCGCGCCGGTACTGGCTACAACATCTACGTCCGGCTCAACAGCGGACAGGAAGTAGTGGCCATGCAGGACGACCTGGGCCCGATCCGCGTGGGCTCCTCGGTGCGCGTGGTCAACGGGCGCGCTTACCAGCGTTGA